Proteins encoded together in one bacterium window:
- a CDS encoding thiamine phosphate synthase has translation MKKILRIIDANFNRGREGLRVIEDALRFYYSFDVSGINRLKVLRHSFSKEISKYFSLIELKTMRDVSRDKGKKLDIRKLEDIQTTVEKNFLRVSEAMRTIEEYSKTVVPEASEVFHNLRFELYKIEQEVSLKICRKTLPARFYYIIYDIKDTDKISAPLVKKLLTLEPDAFEIRFSGNSSKTYLKNALSLRKLIPSTVLYIVNSRADICQISQADGLILESNDIPVEDAKKLLPNKMVGFRVEKINKNILYPQKQLDFLVVLCQSDNNLYKIQLTERLNKVNIPFTVIEKSDEKKMSSYVKEKISLTSEEEVLLQKKITLTSKKWRKKQNER, from the coding sequence ATGAAAAAAATCCTACGAATCATAGATGCCAATTTTAACAGAGGGAGAGAAGGGCTCCGTGTAATTGAGGATGCGTTAAGGTTTTATTATTCTTTTGATGTATCAGGTATAAACAGATTGAAGGTTTTAAGACACTCTTTTTCAAAAGAGATTTCAAAATATTTTAGTCTTATAGAACTAAAAACAATGAGAGATGTAAGTAGAGATAAAGGGAAAAAACTTGATATCAGAAAACTTGAAGATATACAAACAACTGTTGAAAAAAACTTTCTTAGAGTAAGCGAAGCAATGAGAACAATAGAGGAGTATTCCAAAACAGTAGTACCAGAAGCTTCTGAGGTTTTCCATAACCTTAGATTTGAACTTTACAAAATTGAACAAGAAGTTTCTTTAAAAATTTGCCGTAAAACTCTGCCTGCTCGTTTCTATTATATAATTTATGATATAAAAGATACTGATAAAATTTCTGCACCATTGGTCAAAAAATTATTAACACTTGAACCAGACGCTTTTGAAATAAGATTTTCAGGTAATTCTTCTAAAACCTATTTAAAAAACGCCTTATCTTTAAGGAAACTTATCCCTTCTACTGTTCTCTATATTGTGAACAGTAGAGCCGATATATGCCAAATATCTCAAGCTGATGGGCTTATATTGGAATCAAATGATATTCCAGTAGAAGACGCAAAAAAACTTCTACCTAATAAGATGGTCGGTTTTAGAGTTGAAAAGATTAATAAAAACATTTTATACCCTCAGAAACAGTTGGATTTTCTTGTTGTTTTGTGCCAATCTGATAATAATCTATATAAAATTCAATTGACAGAAAGATTAAATAAAGTTAATATACCTTTTACTGTAATAGAGAAATCTGATGAAAAAAAGATGTCGAGTTATGTTAAGGAAAAAATCTCTTTAACGTCAGAAGAAGAAGTTCTGTTACAAAAGAAGATAACCTTAACATCTAAAAAATGGAGAAAAAAACAGAATGAGCGATGA